In a genomic window of Passer domesticus isolate bPasDom1 chromosome 3, bPasDom1.hap1, whole genome shotgun sequence:
- the LOC135297293 gene encoding cytochrome c oxidase assembly protein COX20, mitochondrial, giving the protein MAGEGDSEPGKSFKLLGFLDVKNVPCARESVLYGSLGALVMGLGHFLATSRVKRSCDVAVGSYICTMLGYWFYCRYNLAQQRIRQRMIKEGMKNRILFEGSYLDPQNKQTGSERSNS; this is encoded by the exons ATGGCGGGCGAGGGCGACTCTGAGCCGGGGAAG TCCTTTAAACTCCTGGGATTTCTCGATGTTAAAAATGTTCCATGTGCACGAGAGTCAGTGCTCTATGGCTCCTTGGGGGCTTTAGTTATGGGTCTTGGACATTTTTTAGCAACTA gcAGAGTCAAAAGATCTTGTGATGTTGCAGTTGGCAGCTATATTTGCACAATGTTAGGATACTG GTTTTACTGCAGGTACAACTTGGCCCAGCAAAGGATCCGGCAAAGAATGATTAAAGAAGGaatgaaaaacagaattttatttGAAGGCAGTTATCTTgatccacaaaacaaacaaactggcAGTGAAAGAAGCAATTCATAG